CATTGCTGAGCATTCAATATGCCATCCCGGACGACCGGCACCCCAAGGCGACTCCCAAGCCGGTTCTTCGGGTTTTGCTGCCTTCCACAGGGCAAAATCGAACGGATCTTTCTTCTTCTGAGCTTCTGGATCTTCCACACCCACGCGTCCACTCGCGCCGGCTTGCATATCGTCTAGCTTGCGTCCCGACAGCTTGCCATACTCACCAAACCGCCGTACCGCAAAGTAAACGTCCCCGGCTGCTGGGTAAGCAAAACCTTTGCTTTCCAACTCGTGGATCAGCCGCTTAATTCCATCTAGCGTGTGAGTAGCGCGGGGATACTCATCCGCCTCCAGTACATTCAGCCGCTTCATGTCTTCAAAATAGGCTTCCGTAAACCGATTTGCCACTTCTTCCATCGAAGATCCTTGTTCCCTGGCGCGGTTGAGAATTTTGTCATCAATATCGGTAAAATTCTGCACGTAGCGCACATCATAGCCCCGCCATTTTAAATACCGGCGCACCGTATCCCAAACAATATAAGAGCGGGCATGGCCCAAATGGCAGTAATCATAAACCGTGACGCCACAGCAATACATCCGCACCTTGCCGGCTTCTAGCGGCTCAAACGGTTCGTCGCGACGAGTCAGGGTGTTGTAAATTGTAAGGGCCATAACAAAGCAATCGTGAAAACAGCTGGGCTGAAACCGGCAAGAACAACCTTTAGATCGGCAATAATGAGGTTAGCTGGGATATCAGCCAACATCCTCGTAACGCTATCCTCCCATTTTCTGACGTTTTTGACAGCGACGCTATGCAATCAGCAGTCACCCCCGACAACTCACCGACGATAGAGACTCCCAAACACGGCTTGCCGGTTACGATCATCACCGGCTTCCTTGGCAGCGGCAAGACGACCCTACTCAACCACATCCTAACCAACCAGGAAGGCGTAAAAACAGCGGTTTTGGTGAATGAGTTTGGTGAAATTGGCATCGATAATGAGCTGATTGTCGCCACCGGCGATGATATGGTGGAGCTGAGCAACGGCTGCATCTGCTGCACCATCAACAATGATTTACTCGAAGCCGTCTACAAGATTTTAGAGCGACCTGACAAGGTGGACTACATGGTTGTGGAGACAACCGGCCTAGCCGATCCGCTGCCGGTGGCGCTCACGTTTTTAAGCACGGAACTGCGCGATTTAACCCGCTTAGACTCCATCGTTACGGTCGTAGATGCAGAAAATTTTAGCCTTGACTTGTTTAACAGCCAAGCCGCTTATAGTCAAATTGCCTACGGCGATATCATTTTGCTCAACAAAGCAGATTTGGTAGATGAAGCGAATTTGGATCTTTTAGAAGTCAAGATTCGCGATGTTAAAGCCGGCGCGAGAATTGTTCGCACAAAACACTCACAAGTGCCTCTGCCCCTAATTCTCAGCGTGGGTTTGTTTGAGACTGATAAGTATTTCCAAACGAATGAGCCGGCGCACGATCACCACGATCATCACGATCACCACGATCATCACGATCACCATGCTGAATGCGATCACGATCATGGCCATTGCGCTCACGACCACGACCACGAACACCACCATCATCACTCAAATCACTTAGAAAATGACGGATTCATCTCCGTTTCTTTCGAGACTGACAAACCCTTGTCAATTAAAAGATTCCAGTACTTCTTAGACAATCAATTGCCCGCTAATGTCTTCCGCGCTAAGGGAATTATGTGGTTTGATGAAAGCCCCAAACGTCACATTTTCCACCTCAGCGGCAAGCGCTTCTCAATTGATGATGACGAGTGGAATGGTAAACCTAAGAACCAATTAGTTTTAATTGGACAAGATTTAGACCGCGAAACTTTACTATCACAAATTCAATCTTGTGTCTGTCTTCCTTCTAACAATCGCGGCAAGGGTTTTGGTAAATAAGCCGAAAAAGAAAAGAATCTCATAAAAAACTAGATTCTTTTCTGAAACTGCCGGCGGGAAATCGCTCAACCATTTCGAGCAAAAACGGATTGGAGCAACTTGGCAAACCCAACTCATTGTTCCATCCAAAAGTGCAGCCGGTTGAGCGATAGCCCCCAAATTTTGAGAGAATTACCCGCAGAGTCGGCAGCGGCTTTAATTGAGTGTGCCGGCCTTGTCAGGATATCCCAACACAAGTTGGCTGCCGGTAGCAACTGCCCATTATCTTAAAACCGGCTCATTTGGGGACAAAAAACTTCATCCTGTAAATTTTTCCCTAACAAGCGGCACAATTTTTAATCTCTAAATTCCCTAATCCAGGCTTCCAGGTTTCGCAGCAGTCGGCAAATTTTCAAGACTGTTGTACTATACAGGAAAAAGCCTTTAAAATAGATAACCACTAACGCTGAGAACCCTAATGCCGTCCCGGCCCAACAGGATATTTTAATTTCCGGGAAAAGCGCACCGTTAGCGCAATGATTTAATATGACTTATTACAGAGGTGCTGATCTTTCCCCTCTCTATTTGTAATAATCTTCAAAACTTAACTTAAGGTTAATGTACCTTCCGTGAGTTACTGCCTTAATCCCAACTGTCCCAACCCAGCTGACTCATTGAACGCTCAAAACCGCATTTGCCGGCATTGTGGCTCATTGCTGGTAGTGCGAGGAAATTATCGAGTCAAGCATCTTTTGGGAGAAGGCGGCTTCGGCAAAACTTTTGAAGTCGAAGATGACCGAGGATCGCTGAAAGTCTTAAAAATTCTGATTGGCAACAACCCCAAAGCCGTCTCTCTGTTTCAGCGAGAAGCCCATGTTTTAGGACACTTGCAGCATCCCGGCATTCCCAAAGTGCAGCCAGATGGCTACTTTACTTTTGTGCCGAGAAACAGCCCGCAGCCATTGCACTGCCTGGTGATGGAGAAAATAGAAGGCTCTAATTTGGAAGAGTGGCTAAGCGGTCGGGCCAACCAACCTATCTTGCAAAATCAGGCACTAATCTGGCTAAAACAGCTGGCAGAAATTTTACATCAAGTCCACCAGCAGCAATATTTCCATCGTGATATTAAGCCGTCTAACATCATGCTGCGTCCCAACGGCCAGTTGGTGTTGATTGACTTTGGCACCGTTCGCGAAGTCACCGGCACCTATTTAGCTAAAGTTGGCGGCGGTGGCCATAAAGTCACCGGCATTGTTTCACCAGGCTATACGCCACCCGAACAAGCCAATGGCAAAGCCGTTCCCCAGTCGGATTTCTTTGCCTTGGGACGCACGTTTGTCTATTTATTAACCGGCCACGATCCCAACGATTTTCCCGAAAGTCCCCAGACAGGGGAGTTAATGTGGCGAGATCGGGCCAAGCAAGTTTCCAAGCCGGTGGCCGATTTAATTGATTATTTGATGGCACCGTTTCCAGGAAACCGGCCTCAAAACACCCAAGTCATTTTACAGCGCCTCCTAGATTTAGAACGCGCCGCACCTCAGCCGCAGGTTTCTTATCAGCCGGCGCAGTTTCCTGCCAACCATCGGGGAGTTCCACAATACCGAGGCGCGGCTGTTCCCCTGGCTAGCTTGCGCCGAGGGAAAAGCAAAAGACGGTCCGCTACAATCGCTAAGTCCAGAAACAAAAAGCTTAGCCCGCTTCACCAGAAATTAGTGGGTGGCCTTGTTTTCCTGGTCGTAGCCGGTGTGGGCGCTAGCCTGCTCTTTGCTGGGATGGACATTGAACTGTCCCAGTATTTTCCAGCACAGGTAAATCTGTCAGTTGCCAGTTCTGGGCAGCGGGAAGCGGTTTCTGCCAAGGAATTGCAAAGTGAAAAAGCTGTGCGCCGGCCAGAGAACCTTTGGAAAAAGGCTGTTTTCGCCACTACCCTTGCTGATCATTTATGGGGTGTCACAAGCGTTGCCATTAGCGCAGATGGTCAGACCCTTGTCAGCGGCAGTGTTGACAAGACGGTGAAAATTTGGAACTTGCCGGCGGGTAAACTGCTTCACACCCTTGCCGGTCATACTAATGAAGTTTGGTCAGTTGCCATCAGTCCCGACGGCAAAACCCTAGCTAGCAGCAGTGGCGATAAAACCGTTAAATTGTGGGATCTCGGCACCGGCACCCTGAAAAGCACCCTGGATGGCCATTCCGGTTCGGTCAACACCATTGCTTTTAGTCCCGATGGCAAAACCTTAGCCAGCGGCAGTTTCGACAGCACGGTTAAGTTGTGGAATTTGGGCACCGGCCAAGTGGGCAATACGCTTTCGGGCCACGCAGGCGGGGTGAATGCCCTTGCCTTTAGTCCGGATGGCAGGATGCTAGCGAGTGGCGGCTTTGACAGCACGGTTAAGTTGTGGGATCTGCGAGTCAGTTGTGCCGGCGCACAGCCTTGCACTCCCATCCAATCCCTTGAGGGTCATTCACGCCGCGTCCAATCTGTTGCCTTTAGCCCAGATGGCCGTACCCTCGCTAGTGGCAGCGTGGATGGCAGCATTAATGTATGGGATCTCAGCCTCGGCCAGTTACAGCGCACATTTCTGGGGCATTTAGATGCAGTCAATGCCGTTGTGATTACTCCAGATAGCAAGACTGTGATCAGTGGGGGGGGCAGCGTGGACGGCACAATAAAGTTGTGGGATTTGGCTACGGGTCAGCTACTGGCGACTGCCAAAGGGCATTCAGACTCAATTCATGACCTTGCCCTCGGCCCGGATGGCCAAACCCTTGCGAGCAGCAGTGAGGACTATACAATTAAGATTTGGCGGTTGCACTAGAATAATCAATGAGCAAAAAAAACTGTTTTCAATGTGTTTTATTGGGTTTTATCTTCCTCATTTTTAGCTGCGGCAACTGATTGTTTTTCTAGTTTATACGGTTTTTGTTGCGAAAACTCTCCTTGATTCTATTTTTTTACTGCTCTGTTTCTTGTTCTTTAAAAATCCGAATTATTTTTATTAGTGAACTATTAAAAATTGCCAAATCATGAGTTTCTTAAAAATTGCTGCCAGCCGTGTTCGGTTATCTGTGTGAACCGGCACCTCGGCTGGGTAAGTCTGGCAAAATTAAGGACTTTGCATTTAGTGCTGCTTTCTGGGAGAAAAATTCAACTAAGCTAGCAATCGGATGTCAAGATAAAATTCTCTCCCTCCAATACTGTCTTTGCTGATAGCTGATACTGTGACTCAACCTGAAGCTTTACAATCTTTACTCAAAGCGGTTGCCGCCGGCACTGTAACCCCAGATGAAGCCCTGGATAAACTGAAGCATTTTGATTTTGAGCCGGTGGGTGATTTTGCCCGAATTGACAATCACCGCAGCTTGAGAACCGGCTTTCCCGAAGTAATTTGGGGACCAGGTAAAACTCCTGAGCAAATCGCTCAGATCATCGAAACAATGCGCCGCAATCATCCGGTTGTGATGGCAACTCGCATTGAACCGACTGTCTGTGTTCAATTGCAGGAGAAAGTTAGGGGTCTTTATTACTACCCAGAAGCTCGAATTTGCGCCACTGTGCCGGCAGCACTCCAACCTCAATATCCAGGCGTAGTTGGTATTTTGAGTGCCGGCACAGCGGATTTGCCGGTGGCGGAGGAAGCCGCTTGCACTGCCAGCCTCTGTGGCTTTGAGGTGCTTCGGCTGTGGGATGTGGGGGTTGCCGGCATTCACCGACTGCTGAGTAATCGCCATGTAATTGACGCCGCCGATGTGCTAATTGTCGTTGCCGGCATGGAAGGCGCTTTACCGAGTGTCGTTGCCGGAATCGCTGATTGTCCGGTGATTGCTGTTCCCACCAGTGTTGGCTATGGTGCGAGTTTTGGTGGCATCGCTCCTCTGTTGACAATGTTAAATTCTTGTGCCGCTGGTATAGGTGTGGTGAATATTGATAATGGCTTTGGTGCGGCGATTTTGGCTGGACAAATTCTGAGAACCGCTCACAGGTTAAAGCAATCATCAGAAGGAACGTGTTGAAATTTTGACCTCAAAAAATTGGGAGTTTTTGCCGGCATCTGGCGTTGTTCAGCACGCTAACCCAAGATTGCCGATTTAACGTTTGAGTTGGAAAGATGTTGAGCCGGTGTGCGGTAATACTTTACTAGCAAGCCCATCTGATCGATCAGACCTGCAATAATGTTTAAACGTTTTATATTTTTGACCTAAGTAAGACAGATGGGCAGCACGAACAGTGGCCAAAATTTTGATTCAGAACAATTGCCGGTTGAACTGCAAGCCCTTGCCACTGAGATCCGTACCTTAGCCAAACACCGGCAAGGGGATACACTGGCGATTTTAGAGCTATTGCGGCTGCTAGAGACTCTGCATCGAGAGGTTCAGGATAATGTATTTCAACCGTCTTTACCCGATAATCGGCAGGCGCTATACGCCTTGCTGCGCGACATTGAAGCTGATGGCGGGTGGCCTTATATTCCTCGCATGAAGCTACAATCGCTGTTAAGGAATTTTGCCCCAGAGTCTGCCGGCAAGCCTATCTCAGAAACGCTGACTTCTCAGCATCCTTCCAGTTTCGATAAAGGGAGAGGCAAAGGGGGTAAGGGTGATAGCTCAGATTAATTCTCGATTTTCAATCTCAAGCCTTCAATTAATCGACAGCTTTCCATTCCACGTTTAATTTGATCCACTTATTTGGCTCAAACTTTAACACTTGCTTGAAGACATACAAGCAATCGAACATTTCCGCCGGCTTCATCGGTTGTTCGCAACTGCGCTGCCAGTCAGCCCGATCCATTGTGCCCATAATTAGGTACTCGTTGCCGGTCAAATCCGGCTGCTGCTGGCTGCATAGATAGGCTAGTTGCTCCTCAATTTCATCCTGATGGGCAATTAGCAAGTCGCAGGCGGGGCAATAGCGGCAAGACTTGTTAAGGGCAACTGGCTGTTGCGGTTCAAGATGAATCACCAGCGGCACTTTACGCAGTTTTGTTTTGCCTTCGCACTTCGGGCAGTAAGAGAACCGCACGTCCCTGTAAGGGTTCTGAAAGAAGAATTTGTAGCGGCGTGGCTGCTTTCCGATTCGTTTCATCGCCCAAGTCCCATAGCACCTAAAAATTAGATTAGCCTATTATATTTCTGTTTAATGACTTCCTGTTTACCGCTGCTCCTAAGTTGCCATCTAAACCGTAATTCTCATACTCCCGCATTCCCAATACCCCTGATCTAGTCATGCAGCATCGCCCCACAATCTCTAGAACGCACGTATTGCCGGTTTAAGCAGTAGATTGATTTCTGACAAGCGGTATTGAATAGCGTTTCGCTTTATTTACGAACCCGACGCTTCGTTTTTTCGTGCCAATATGCTGTTAAAATTTTTGGATTGGGCGGGCCGGCAAGACAGACAACTCTTAACCCTCTTAAAACATCAATAAACTGATAATAAGGGCTGTGTCGCAAGCTTCGATCATTCAAAGTAAATACGAGCGCCCCTCTGCTGAATCCTTTAGTCCCATACATAAGAGCGACTTCAATCATTGCATTACTAATCGCCCGCTGCTGTTGCCGCCTTTGCAAATGATTGCTATCTTTTCGGCGATTTACGCTAATTAAAATCCCGATATGGGTTTGATTTTCATCTTTTTCGACCAGTCGCGTAATTTTCTTGTTGGCGTCCATTTTTGTAGCCTCTGATTTGATAATTCATGTGGAAGAAGTAGGTAGAACTGGATAGAATATAGAAAAGAGAATCAGGAAAATCAAGCAAAAATTAAATAGAATTCATGCAAGCTATTAATTTTTGCGAAGAAATGTAAAAAATAATTAAAAAATTCCTCCCTTTGTTAAATACACTCGACAGAAAGCAGTTTCGGAAAGCTTGGCGAAAATCATGTGCTGGAAGCGTGTAGAGCGCCTGCAACCACTCTCACCCTCAATGCAGCAAAGCAGAAAATACCCAACAATTGGGTATATTAAAGTTTTCCCAGTGTTGTCCTGAGATTAACATCGGCACTCTCACTACGTGTTAAAGATTATTGACTTTTGCAGTAAGAAGCGGGTTAGCGGCGGATCACGAGGCTTTTTTGACGAAATCTTCAACTTTAGCCAAATCTACAAGAAAATAAAATTACGCACTTTGCAGCAAATAAGTTTGTGATAGCCAGGAAATCGGCGAAAAATTGCTGATTTGAGAGTATTTTGCCTAATGTCCGTTTTAGAAGCATTTTCCTGATAGCTGAAAGCAGCGATAGAGCATAGAACCCCGATGAAGAAGTATCTACTTTGTTCATCTAATGTTTTAGGAGGATTTCGCTGTGCCGATGAATACAAATTGGCATTTTTTCCTGCAACCCGATTTCTCACAACCGGGTTGCAGGAATCTATGACATTTTTAAGCCGACAGGGGAGTTGCTAAGTTTAATGATTCTTCTAAAGCCGGTATAATATTGAATTAATCGGAAAACCCTGCTTGCTCTAACAAGCCTTCATTACTTCTCTACAGAGTGCCGACAATCCTTAAATCTTTGATATCAACGCCGGCAATAACAAAGGCAAAATAGAGATAGGTGCAGTTGTTTAAAAATTAATAATTAGTAAAATAAGATAGGCTGAATTTAGATAAAATATTGTCAAGCTACACCGGAGGGCATGATGACTGTAGCCGTTAATAACTATAGTATTACGTGGGAAAAATTGCCTGATGATTATCAACTAGATGACGAGCCGGTGGATAACCTTAACCAGCCATTGCTAGCCGCAGCCTTAAGCGAAGCCTTAGAATTAGTAGGGCGCATTCAAGAACCGATGCTAATCGCCACTAATTTCGGTCTGTGCGCCACTGTAAACGGCAAATTTGTGATTAAAGCTCCCGATTGGGTTCATGTGCGCTCTGTGCTGCCAGATGACTCTGATCAGCCTCGCCGCAGTTACACACCTAACCTGGAAGGCGAAGTTCCCTCAATTGTGATGGAGTTTCTTTCAGCGACAGAGGGAGGCGAGTATTCTAGTAAGCCAACTTACCCTCCCGGCAAGTGGTTTTTTTACGAACAAATCTTGCAAGTGCCAATCTATGCAATTTTTGAACCGGCAACTGGATTGCTGGAGGTGTATCAGTTAAATTCAGGACGCTATCAGCTGCAACAGCCAGATGCAAATCGGCGCTACTGGATTGCCGGCATCGAGTTATTTCTAGGCGTCTGGGAAGGCACAAAGGCAGATCGTACCGGCTACTGGTTGCGCTGGTGGGATGAAAGTGAGCAGTTGTTATTATGGGGTGTGGAATTGGTAGAGCAAGAGCGACAAGCTTTAGAGCAAGAGCGTCAAGCAAAAGAAGCTGCGCTACAACAAGCTGAGCAAGAGCGCCAAGCGAAAGAAGCGGCTGTGCAACAAGCTGAGCGGTTAGCGGCTCACTTGCGTTCCCTTGGCATCAATCCTGATCAAATCTCATCTTGAGTTGACAAGGCAAAAAACCGCGTATGGCTTGAGTTTGCACCATGCGGTTGGCACGGGTCGAAGTGAAGGAATAACAAACGGCTCAAATGATTCTCATTAAAAGTGGTTAGGCTGTTGTGCGTTTAAATAGGCAAATTAAATCTATTTATTTCTGTCGTTGGCTACTTTTATTAAACTTGCTTTCTTGCCAAGAACTGCCGATTCCCTGTATAATGCCGCGACCAATCAAACCTAGACCCCGGCCAATCACTTGAGTGAGTACATAAACAACACCGTTGCCGGCAAAAGCAACCGCTGATCGCAAGCGAGGCGCAACCGCATCGCGGCTTTCCAGAACCAACGTTACCGCCAGGGGAATTCCTGACAGTTGCATTAACTCCTCACGGCGGGGTGCATAGATAGGAATTTTCCCGATGCCCCGATAAGTGAACAAGAAC
The Microcoleus sp. FACHB-672 DNA segment above includes these coding regions:
- a CDS encoding CobW family GTP-binding protein codes for the protein MQSAVTPDNSPTIETPKHGLPVTIITGFLGSGKTTLLNHILTNQEGVKTAVLVNEFGEIGIDNELIVATGDDMVELSNGCICCTINNDLLEAVYKILERPDKVDYMVVETTGLADPLPVALTFLSTELRDLTRLDSIVTVVDAENFSLDLFNSQAAYSQIAYGDIILLNKADLVDEANLDLLEVKIRDVKAGARIVRTKHSQVPLPLILSVGLFETDKYFQTNEPAHDHHDHHDHHDHHDHHAECDHDHGHCAHDHDHEHHHHHSNHLENDGFISVSFETDKPLSIKRFQYFLDNQLPANVFRAKGIMWFDESPKRHIFHLSGKRFSIDDDEWNGKPKNQLVLIGQDLDRETLLSQIQSCVCLPSNNRGKGFGK
- a CDS encoding protein kinase domain-containing protein — translated: MSYCLNPNCPNPADSLNAQNRICRHCGSLLVVRGNYRVKHLLGEGGFGKTFEVEDDRGSLKVLKILIGNNPKAVSLFQREAHVLGHLQHPGIPKVQPDGYFTFVPRNSPQPLHCLVMEKIEGSNLEEWLSGRANQPILQNQALIWLKQLAEILHQVHQQQYFHRDIKPSNIMLRPNGQLVLIDFGTVREVTGTYLAKVGGGGHKVTGIVSPGYTPPEQANGKAVPQSDFFALGRTFVYLLTGHDPNDFPESPQTGELMWRDRAKQVSKPVADLIDYLMAPFPGNRPQNTQVILQRLLDLERAAPQPQVSYQPAQFPANHRGVPQYRGAAVPLASLRRGKSKRRSATIAKSRNKKLSPLHQKLVGGLVFLVVAGVGASLLFAGMDIELSQYFPAQVNLSVASSGQREAVSAKELQSEKAVRRPENLWKKAVFATTLADHLWGVTSVAISADGQTLVSGSVDKTVKIWNLPAGKLLHTLAGHTNEVWSVAISPDGKTLASSSGDKTVKLWDLGTGTLKSTLDGHSGSVNTIAFSPDGKTLASGSFDSTVKLWNLGTGQVGNTLSGHAGGVNALAFSPDGRMLASGGFDSTVKLWDLRVSCAGAQPCTPIQSLEGHSRRVQSVAFSPDGRTLASGSVDGSINVWDLSLGQLQRTFLGHLDAVNAVVITPDSKTVISGGGSVDGTIKLWDLATGQLLATAKGHSDSIHDLALGPDGQTLASSSEDYTIKIWRLH
- the larB gene encoding nickel pincer cofactor biosynthesis protein LarB, whose protein sequence is MTQPEALQSLLKAVAAGTVTPDEALDKLKHFDFEPVGDFARIDNHRSLRTGFPEVIWGPGKTPEQIAQIIETMRRNHPVVMATRIEPTVCVQLQEKVRGLYYYPEARICATVPAALQPQYPGVVGILSAGTADLPVAEEAACTASLCGFEVLRLWDVGVAGIHRLLSNRHVIDAADVLIVVAGMEGALPSVVAGIADCPVIAVPTSVGYGASFGGIAPLLTMLNSCAAGIGVVNIDNGFGAAILAGQILRTAHRLKQSSEGTC
- a CDS encoding DUF4258 domain-containing protein, translating into MDANKKITRLVEKDENQTHIGILISVNRRKDSNHLQRRQQQRAISNAMIEVALMYGTKGFSRGALVFTLNDRSLRHSPYYQFIDVLRGLRVVCLAGPPNPKILTAYWHEKTKRRVRK
- a CDS encoding Uma2 family endonuclease produces the protein MTVAVNNYSITWEKLPDDYQLDDEPVDNLNQPLLAAALSEALELVGRIQEPMLIATNFGLCATVNGKFVIKAPDWVHVRSVLPDDSDQPRRSYTPNLEGEVPSIVMEFLSATEGGEYSSKPTYPPGKWFFYEQILQVPIYAIFEPATGLLEVYQLNSGRYQLQQPDANRRYWIAGIELFLGVWEGTKADRTGYWLRWWDESEQLLLWGVELVEQERQALEQERQAKEAALQQAEQERQAKEAAVQQAERLAAHLRSLGINPDQISS